From the Pirellulales bacterium genome, one window contains:
- a CDS encoding secondary thiamine-phosphate synthase enzyme YjbQ, whose amino-acid sequence MNWVQRMISLPPQGRGFHLITRAILAALPELSEIDVGLLHVFIQHTSASLTINENADPDVPSDMERVFDTLAPEHFPYEHTAEGPDDMPAHIKAALLGSSVSIPVGTGKLCLGTWQGIYLCEHRDHATARNLVLTLQGSRRE is encoded by the coding sequence ATGAACTGGGTACAACGAATGATAAGCTTGCCGCCACAGGGCCGCGGCTTTCATCTCATCACGCGTGCCATTCTCGCCGCGCTGCCTGAGTTGTCCGAGATCGACGTCGGACTGTTACACGTCTTCATCCAGCACACTTCGGCCTCGCTGACAATCAACGAGAATGCCGATCCCGATGTGCCGTCGGACATGGAGCGCGTTTTCGATACGCTCGCCCCGGAGCACTTCCCCTACGAGCATACCGCCGAGGGTCCCGACGATATGCCGGCCCACATCAAGGCGGCTCTCCTGGGCAGTTCGGTCAGCATCCCGGTGGGCACAGGAAAACTTTGCCTGGGGACATGGCAAGGAATTTATTTGTGCGAGCACCGCGATCACGCGACGGCCCGCAACTTAGTGCTGACCCTGCAGGGATCGAGAAGAGAATAA
- a CDS encoding c-type cytochrome domain-containing protein, whose translation MSLISRHSAHWFILAIAMAVVLSLTPHSAFAEEAKPDDKAQAKVTYEEHVQAIFRQHCFTCHGPDTAKSDLRLDNYAAMMRGGASGAVIEPGDADSSRLWKLVAHEETPEMPPKQDKLPEATLATLKQWITLGALEKAGSTAKVKAKPKIEMKATAGAGKPEGPPPMPEGLSKQPSIYTARPSAVTALASSPWAPLIAVAGQKQIVLYNTDTAQLLGVLPFPEGMPQVLRFSRSGTVLLAGGGRDGQSGRVVLFDVKSGQRITEIGDELDTVLAADINDDHTQVALGGPRRVVKIFNVADGAQLHEIRKHTEWITAIEYSPDGVLLTTADRNGGMFVWEADTAREYQNLKGHTAAISGVSWRIDGNILASTSEDGTLKLWEMEQGQQVKNWNAHPGGSLSVNFAMDGRLVSCGRDKTTKIWDQNGAQQRALEAFGDIALRAVFTHDGGRIAAGDWTGEIRLWNAADGALVNRLASNPPTLAMAADAEAARAAATKAAAESANAELANAQKAADEKVAAATAVADRLKAVQAELEKVTADKAAADKSLAEKMAAAKVAADAAAAAASAAAKAAEEKAAFDKTQTAQASASK comes from the coding sequence ATGTCGCTGATTTCCAGGCATTCTGCACATTGGTTCATCCTCGCTATCGCGATGGCCGTTGTCCTTTCGCTGACGCCGCACTCCGCTTTCGCCGAAGAGGCCAAGCCGGACGACAAGGCACAGGCCAAGGTCACCTACGAAGAGCATGTGCAAGCGATTTTTCGTCAGCACTGCTTTACGTGCCACGGTCCCGATACGGCCAAGAGCGACCTTCGGCTGGACAATTACGCCGCCATGATGCGCGGCGGGGCCAGCGGCGCCGTGATTGAGCCGGGGGACGCCGATAGCTCTCGATTGTGGAAGCTCGTCGCGCACGAAGAAACGCCCGAGATGCCACCAAAGCAGGACAAACTGCCCGAGGCAACGCTCGCCACGTTGAAGCAATGGATCACGCTGGGCGCACTCGAAAAGGCCGGCTCGACCGCCAAGGTGAAAGCGAAGCCCAAGATCGAAATGAAGGCAACCGCCGGCGCCGGCAAGCCCGAGGGGCCGCCGCCGATGCCCGAGGGCTTGTCCAAGCAGCCGTCGATTTATACCGCCCGCCCGTCAGCCGTGACGGCGCTGGCCTCAAGTCCCTGGGCTCCGCTGATTGCCGTCGCGGGGCAAAAGCAAATCGTGCTGTACAACACGGACACGGCCCAACTACTGGGCGTGCTCCCCTTCCCGGAGGGGATGCCGCAGGTGCTCCGCTTCAGCCGCTCGGGCACGGTGCTCTTGGCCGGAGGCGGCCGCGACGGGCAGTCAGGCCGGGTCGTGCTGTTCGACGTGAAATCGGGCCAACGTATCACCGAGATCGGTGACGAGTTGGACACTGTATTGGCCGCCGACATCAATGACGACCACACGCAAGTCGCCCTCGGCGGTCCGCGCCGGGTGGTAAAGATTTTCAACGTGGCCGACGGCGCCCAGCTGCACGAAATTCGCAAGCATACCGAATGGATCACGGCCATCGAGTACAGCCCAGACGGCGTGCTGCTGACCACGGCCGACCGCAACGGCGGCATGTTCGTGTGGGAGGCCGACACGGCGCGCGAGTATCAAAACCTGAAGGGGCACACGGCCGCGATCAGCGGAGTCAGTTGGCGGATCGACGGCAATATTTTGGCCAGCACCAGCGAGGATGGCACGCTGAAGTTGTGGGAGATGGAGCAAGGACAGCAGGTCAAGAACTGGAACGCGCACCCGGGCGGTAGCCTATCCGTGAACTTTGCCATGGATGGCCGACTGGTCTCGTGCGGCCGCGACAAGACGACCAAGATCTGGGATCAAAACGGCGCTCAGCAGCGCGCGCTAGAGGCCTTTGGCGACATCGCCCTGCGTGCGGTCTTCACTCACGACGGCGGCCGCATTGCGGCCGGAGACTGGACAGGTGAAATTCGCCTGTGGAACGCGGCCGATGGGGCACTGGTGAATCGGCTCGCCAGCAATCCGCCTACACTGGCGATGGCGGCAGACGCCGAGGCGGCTCGGGCCGCGGCCACAAAGGCTGCCGCCGAAAGCGCAAACGCCGAGTTGGCTAACGCACAAAAGGCAGCCGACGAGAAGGTTGCCGCGGCCACGGCGGTGGCAGATCGACTGAAAGCTGTGCAAGCCGAGCTGGAAAAGGTGACGGCCGACAAGGCTGCCGCCGATAAGTCGTTGGCCGAAAAAATGGCCGCCGCCAAAGTGGCAGCTGACGCTGCCGCGGCAGCCGCGAGTGCCGCCGCCAAGGCCGCGGAAGAGAAAGCCGCCTTCGACAAAACGCAGACGGCCCAGGCAAGCGCTTCGAAGTAG
- a CDS encoding DNA polymerase III subunit yields MTWQGLDGHDDVVGKFRAMLARGRLAHTFLFVGPAGVGKRSFALRLAATLLCPNRPVEMLDPCGQCGSCLQVAAGTHPDLLEVRKPADKSFIPLELFIGPKEKRMQQGLCHDISLKPYMGGRRVAIIDDADHLNEEGANSLLKTLEEPPARSVLILIGTSLDRQLPTIRSRAQTMRFRPLPVEVVAQQLIARGIANDEATAEQLARYSGGSVTQAAELADPELWQFRDILFAQLCEGAFDSVAFAKTLVTFVDAAGKEASARRARMRLVIGFAVEFYRELLRTMSGARLADDQVRDEVTRAAASGRFAQVDVGALVDRSIETLGHVDRNANQSALLECWLDDLVQLAQTRAISVA; encoded by the coding sequence ATGACCTGGCAAGGCCTCGACGGTCACGACGATGTGGTCGGCAAGTTTCGCGCGATGCTCGCGCGCGGGCGCCTTGCACATACATTTTTATTTGTCGGACCGGCCGGCGTCGGCAAACGCAGCTTCGCCCTTCGATTGGCGGCCACACTGTTATGTCCAAACCGCCCGGTCGAGATGCTCGATCCTTGCGGGCAGTGCGGCAGTTGCTTGCAAGTCGCGGCTGGCACGCATCCTGATTTGCTCGAAGTGCGCAAGCCCGCGGACAAGAGCTTCATTCCGCTCGAGCTGTTCATTGGCCCCAAAGAGAAGCGAATGCAGCAGGGGTTGTGTCACGACATATCGCTGAAGCCGTACATGGGCGGCCGTCGCGTGGCGATCATCGATGACGCCGACCATTTGAACGAAGAGGGGGCCAACAGCCTGTTAAAGACATTGGAAGAGCCGCCGGCCCGCTCGGTACTGATTTTGATCGGGACGAGTCTGGATCGGCAGTTGCCTACGATTCGTTCGCGCGCTCAAACGATGAGATTTCGCCCGCTGCCTGTCGAGGTCGTGGCCCAACAGCTCATAGCGCGCGGTATTGCAAACGACGAGGCGACCGCCGAGCAGCTCGCCCGCTACAGCGGCGGCAGCGTGACACAGGCGGCTGAGCTGGCGGACCCTGAACTTTGGCAATTTCGCGATATTTTGTTTGCCCAACTGTGTGAGGGAGCGTTCGACAGCGTGGCATTCGCCAAGACCTTGGTGACGTTCGTTGACGCAGCCGGCAAGGAAGCATCCGCGCGCCGTGCGCGGATGCGGCTGGTGATTGGTTTTGCCGTCGAGTTCTATCGCGAGTTGTTGCGGACAATGTCCGGGGCGCGTCTGGCGGACGACCAGGTCCGCGATGAGGTGACTCGTGCTGCGGCCAGCGGCCGGTTCGCACAGGTCGACGTGGGGGCGCTCGTCGATCGTTCGATCGAGACGCTAGGGCATGTCGACCGCAACGCCAACCAGTCGGCACTGTTGGAATGCTGGCTGGATGACCTGGTGCAACTGGCGCAGACACGCGCCATCTCGGTTGCCTAA
- a CDS encoding DUF1549 domain-containing protein — protein MTDIAYRTVNRCFLHTLIVGTALCIALSANSASADATVAKIEVFPPDVELSTARDSQRMIVVATRTDGVTLDVTAQSQFKPANPALVRFDGAVVYPAADGETTLEVVCADKSLQVPVTVKQATVDRAISFKLDVMPVFMRSGCNTGSCHGAARGKDGFRLSLFGFDPDGDHFRLTREFSYRRINLALPQESLLIEKAVGTVPHTGGKRFDLDSAYGQTLVRWLDAGAPLDAGEVPKVLAVEVYPRQVVLEGEGATQQFIARAKYSDGTDRDVTNLAVFLTNNDNSAPINADGLVTAAKRGEAFVMARFETHTVGSQVLVLPKDLQYTPPATQPANYIDELVNAKLQKLRMLPSELCSDEVFLRRATVDIAGILPTEAEYIEFLGDGDPQKRAKLVDRLLQRKEFSEIWGMKWAELLMVKSTIDVSYKSMFLYSNWLTERISSNMPLNLMVQELLGANGGTFTNAATNYYQIERDTLKTAENVAQVFMGIRTQCAQCHNHPFDRWTMNDYYSFAAFFSQIGRKTGEDYRETIIFNTGGGEVTHPVGGRVMPPKFLGGAAPDTAGQDRRVVLAKWLASPENPYFATSVANRVWAHFFGVGIVEPIDDVRVSNPASNPELFQALGDRFTQYNYDFKQLVRDICNSQTYQRSSQKNASNEADELNFAHARIRRIRAENLLDCVSEVTETKDKFGGLPLGAKAVQIADGNGSTYFLTTFGRSNRATVGICEVKTDPTLSQSLHLLNGDTVETKVRDGGAIKRMLEAGRTPEQIIETIYVRALSRKPTPDETQKLLAITAAEPAPQKGLEDVFWAVLNSREFLFNH, from the coding sequence GTGACTGACATCGCCTATCGCACCGTGAACCGATGCTTTCTACACACCTTGATCGTGGGCACGGCATTGTGCATCGCACTTAGTGCAAACTCTGCATCGGCCGATGCGACCGTCGCTAAGATCGAGGTCTTCCCGCCCGACGTCGAGCTTTCCACAGCCCGCGATAGCCAGCGGATGATCGTCGTGGCGACGCGCACCGACGGCGTCACGCTCGACGTAACGGCGCAATCGCAATTCAAGCCGGCAAATCCAGCACTGGTTCGCTTCGATGGCGCGGTGGTGTACCCCGCGGCCGACGGCGAAACAACGCTCGAAGTGGTTTGTGCTGACAAGTCGTTGCAGGTTCCCGTCACGGTCAAGCAGGCCACGGTCGATCGCGCGATCAGCTTTAAGCTCGACGTGATGCCGGTCTTCATGCGATCCGGCTGTAATACGGGGAGTTGTCACGGAGCGGCCCGCGGCAAGGACGGCTTTCGCCTGTCGCTTTTCGGCTTCGATCCCGATGGGGACCATTTTCGGCTGACTCGCGAATTCAGCTATCGGCGTATCAACTTGGCTCTTCCCCAGGAAAGCCTGCTGATCGAAAAGGCTGTCGGCACGGTTCCGCACACGGGCGGCAAGCGATTCGACCTCGACAGCGCCTATGGGCAGACGCTCGTTCGCTGGCTTGATGCCGGCGCGCCGCTTGATGCTGGTGAAGTACCGAAGGTGTTGGCCGTGGAAGTTTACCCCCGACAAGTCGTACTCGAAGGCGAAGGGGCCACGCAGCAGTTCATCGCCCGGGCCAAGTATTCCGACGGTACCGATCGCGACGTCACGAATCTGGCCGTGTTCCTTACGAATAACGACAATTCCGCCCCGATCAATGCCGACGGCCTGGTCACGGCCGCCAAACGTGGCGAAGCGTTCGTCATGGCCCGCTTCGAGACGCACACTGTCGGCAGCCAGGTGCTGGTCCTACCGAAGGATTTGCAATACACCCCGCCGGCCACTCAACCGGCAAATTACATCGACGAGTTGGTCAACGCGAAGCTGCAAAAGCTGCGGATGCTCCCCAGCGAATTGTGCAGTGACGAAGTATTTTTGCGTCGGGCCACGGTCGATATCGCCGGCATACTGCCGACCGAGGCGGAGTACATCGAGTTTCTCGGTGACGGCGATCCGCAAAAGCGAGCCAAACTCGTTGATCGATTACTGCAGCGCAAAGAATTCTCTGAAATCTGGGGCATGAAATGGGCCGAGCTGCTGATGGTCAAAAGCACGATCGACGTCAGCTATAAGTCGATGTTCCTGTATTCGAACTGGCTCACCGAGCGCATCTCGAGCAACATGCCCTTGAACCTGATGGTGCAAGAGTTGCTCGGTGCCAACGGCGGCACATTCACGAACGCCGCTACGAACTATTACCAAATCGAACGCGATACGCTGAAGACGGCCGAGAACGTGGCCCAGGTCTTCATGGGCATTCGCACGCAATGTGCCCAATGCCACAACCATCCGTTCGATCGCTGGACGATGAACGACTACTACAGCTTCGCCGCGTTTTTCTCGCAAATTGGACGAAAGACCGGCGAGGACTACCGCGAGACGATCATCTTCAACACCGGCGGCGGCGAAGTGACGCATCCGGTGGGCGGGCGCGTCATGCCGCCGAAATTCCTGGGCGGCGCCGCGCCAGACACGGCCGGCCAGGATCGCCGCGTTGTTTTGGCCAAGTGGCTGGCCTCGCCCGAAAATCCGTACTTCGCCACCAGCGTCGCCAATCGCGTGTGGGCGCACTTCTTCGGCGTGGGCATTGTCGAGCCGATCGATGATGTTCGCGTCAGCAACCCAGCCAGCAATCCGGAATTGTTCCAGGCGCTCGGGGATCGCTTCACGCAGTACAACTACGACTTCAAGCAACTGGTACGCGATATCTGCAACTCGCAAACCTACCAGCGTTCCAGCCAAAAGAATGCCAGCAACGAGGCGGACGAATTGAATTTCGCCCATGCTCGCATCCGTCGCATTCGCGCAGAAAACTTGCTGGATTGTGTCAGCGAGGTCACCGAAACCAAGGATAAGTTCGGCGGACTTCCGTTGGGAGCGAAAGCCGTACAGATCGCCGACGGCAACGGCTCGACATACTTCCTGACGACCTTTGGCCGCTCGAATCGGGCCACAGTCGGCATCTGCGAAGTAAAAACCGATCCCACGCTGTCACAGTCACTGCATTTGCTTAACGGCGATACGGTCGAAACCAAGGTCCGCGACGGCGGCGCGATCAAGCGCATGCTCGAAGCCGGCCGGACCCCCGAGCAGATCATCGAGACGATTTACGTCCGCGCCCTTTCGCGCAAACCAACCCCTGACGAAACGCAAAAGCTGTTGGCCATCACGGCAGCTGAGCCTGCCCCGCAAAAGGGGCTGGAAGACGTCTTCTGGGCGGTGCTCAACTCGCGGGAATTCTTGTTCAACCATTAA